The genomic interval CACTAGTTAGCTTCACTCCTTGTGCAGGATAAAACTTTTGAGGCTGCTCTTCACCGGGAAACCAAATTAAGACGAGTCTTTGATGATGAACTAAGTGCTACCaagaaaaaacaacaattgCTTGTTCACCAAACAAATGAAACCACGAGAGAACTGGAAAACACCATGAGAAATGTAACTCTCCTTAATCAATATGCCCAAGAAGTTGCTCAGCAGAGAGATAATGCAGCTGAACAATTGGATCTCATCCAAGCATCTATAATGGCTCTGAACATTGACAATCAAAGTGTCCAAGCTGAGAGAGAGGCAgtcattaaaaaccttgaggAGTGGAAATATAAGAACTCTGCTGGATTTCGTAGATGCAAAAGAGTTATTGATTATGGTGTTGATCATTTTAACTTCACGGAATTTTCATTTTCTGATCTGCAAGCTGCAACCTGTGAGTTTTCAGAGTGCTTTAAACTAGGAAAAGGGGGCTACGGATCTGTTGTCTAtaagggagagatccttagtagAACTGTGGCAATTAAAAACTTAGATCCACATAATGTTTATGGTCAATCAGAATTTCAACAAGAGGTGCGATCGCCTTCTCTCTTATCAGAGAATTTATGTCTGAAACTTAAGATTCCtgtgttgttcttttttttttaataaaaaaataaattcttgtGCAGGTTTATGTTCTTAGCAAACTGAGACATCCCCATCTGGTGACTTTGGTTGGTGTGTGCCCAGAAGCCCTGTCTCTTGTCTATGAGTATCTGCCCAATGGAACACTTCATGATCACCTATTTTGCCGAACTTCCATGACTCCATTAACCTGGAGGGTCCGTGCAAGCATTGCTGCTCAAATCTCAAGTGCGCTTCTCTTCTTGCACACATCCAAGCCTGAGAAGATCATCCATGGTGATCTCAAGCCTGAGAACATCTTCCTGGATTCCGACTTCAACTGCAAGATTGGTGATTTCAGAATTTGCCGTCTAGTTCCCCAGGAAACAAGACACTGTCCCTTGTTCTGCCGTATTACCAAGCCTCAGGGTCTATTCCCTTACGCCGATCCTGAGTGCCAAAAGACCGGAGACTTGACACCAAAATCTGATGCTTATGCATTTGGAATTATAGTCCTCCAGCTACTCACGGGAAAGCCCCCACTAGGCTTGGCCAGTGAGGTTCGCCGTGCAATCTCAACCGGGAAATTGCCATCTCTTCTTGATCAAACTGCTGGAGAGTGGCCTATATCTACAGCAACAAAGCTAGCAGAGATTGGGCTACAATGCGCAGAAGTGAATAGTCGGGACCGCCTTGAACTGACTCCCGTGGTTGTAAAGGAGTTGGAAGATTTGCACTCTATGGAGGAACGGCCCGTCCCGTCAATCTTTCTATGTCCAATTCTTAAGGCAAGTCTCAAAACATTCTTCTACAACCATCTAGATCCCAATGTCGATGAAAAGCATGTACTTACTTTATGTTCTTCAAATGTTGCAGGAAATCATGCATGATCCGCATGTGGCTGCAGATGGTTTCACTTATGAAGGAAGTGCACTGCGGGGGTGGTTCCAAGATGGCTGGAAAACTTCTCCGATGACCAATCTGAAACTAGAACACTTGAATCTTATTCCTAATAATGCTCTCAGGATTGCCATCCAGGACTGGCTTTGCCAGCCTTGAATCCAAATTACTAAGCATCTTCCCTGTATTATATCCATTGTAGCCTATAGTATGTTTACGGCAATGTACATATGTTGTATGAATGTAATAGGGAAGCTATCAAGATTCAGAATATAACAGTGTTATAGGCTTCATCCAAATGGTCTTGTATACAGAtgattttttcttcatttatgatttttatgtatttatttcagctatttatttcaataaaaattcttCCTTGAGATTTCTACTTTTTATATACCAAGGCAT from Dioscorea cayenensis subsp. rotundata cultivar TDr96_F1 chromosome 7, TDr96_F1_v2_PseudoChromosome.rev07_lg8_w22 25.fasta, whole genome shotgun sequence carries:
- the LOC120265577 gene encoding U-box domain-containing protein 33-like gives rise to the protein MELLSPSLPPNPAAVRFVGTPPRVPTRSTLSSPVASPSPRIVDGPENRVYVAVGKSPEKTAALLRWTFRRFRCKQVWIVHVHQPSSTIPTLLGRLPVSQANDDLVSAYRKVEREDAKKALLSYLTICYREQVQGKIIMTEAGQITEGILDVVTKHKIHKLVVGEIPDSCFKVKGRSSLTTYIAKKAPPFCEIWFVAKGKLVWAKDASEFANSELTDFRSDTSVIGDSERYSLSSLQSPLSKATLHEEVRCNSLAMRDLAEEARNIVLNKIHDVEIAVSPSISSTVDTPNLCESRNSTSLASASSFFASPVDGRSMPSFSIQEPDMEVWHEIMEYSMMNIGQSKQQAFTEYKKCKELEAEMAKALYRDKTFEAALHRETKLRRVFDDELSATKKKQQLLVHQTNETTRELENTMRNVTLLNQYAQEVAQQRDNAAEQLDLIQASIMALNIDNQSVQAEREAVIKNLEEWKYKNSAGFRRCKRVIDYGVDHFNFTEFSFSDLQAATCEFSECFKLGKGGYGSVVYKGEILSRTVAIKNLDPHNVYGQSEFQQEVYVLSKLRHPHLVTLVGVCPEALSLVYEYLPNGTLHDHLFCRTSMTPLTWRVRASIAAQISSALLFLHTSKPEKIIHGDLKPENIFLDSDFNCKIGDFRICRLVPQETRHCPLFCRITKPQGLFPYADPECQKTGDLTPKSDAYAFGIIVLQLLTGKPPLGLASEVRRAISTGKLPSLLDQTAGEWPISTATKLAEIGLQCAEVNSRDRLELTPVVVKELEDLHSMEERPVPSIFLCPILKEIMHDPHVAADGFTYEGSALRGWFQDGWKTSPMTNLKLEHLNLIPNNALRIAIQDWLCQP